GGTGTCGAGCCAGGCCAGCAGCGGGTCGCGGGTCTGCGCGACGGCGAGCGAGTAGCCGGTCACGCAGACGAGGTCGCCGGGCTGCACGTCGGCGGTCGCAAGGCCCGCCTCGGTGATGTCGCGTTCGGCGCCGAGGGTCGTGACGAAGGTGCGCTCGGCGGTCGGCTCGACCAGCACGACGCACACGCCCGTGTCGTGGGTGGTCACGGGGGCTGCGGATGCGGTGATGCCGTCGGCCGCGAGCGCGGCGCGGATGAGGTCGCCGTGCGGGCCGGTGCCGATCGCTCCGGCGTGCACGCTCTGCGCTCCGAAGCGCGCGGCGGCGAGCAGCACGGTCACTGCTCCGCCGGCGTACTGGGTGTCGGAGGCGGCCATGACGTTCTGGCCGCGGGCAGGAAGGTCGGGGACCTCGACGATCAGGTCGACCAGTGCCTGGCCGGTGTGGATGACGCGTGGGCGCATGCGGTCAGCCTACTGAGCACGGGCAGGGAAGACGGGATGCCGATACTCAGTAGCGGATACCCGACTGATGACCTCAGAAGAGCGTCTCGTCGGCAGATGCGCCCGGTTTGTCGTCGGATGCCAGGATCACCATGAAGCGGGCGTTTATGAACAGGCGATCACGCCCCATCTTGAGATCCATCAACGATTCGTGCGTTACCAGGGCATTGAGCCAACCTGTCGCCGTAGGTCGAGAGACGCCGCAGCGATGCATCACGTCAGATATCCGGGCGTACGGGTTCTCAAACAGAATGTCGAGAAGGTCGGAGTTGCTGCCGGCTGTCGTGTGTTCTCTGATCTCCTGGCGGATCTCATCCTGGAGGCGCTGAATGCGGTCGATCTTGAGCAGTGTCAGGTTCGCCGTGTCCTCGATGCCACGGAGCATGAACTGGACCCATTCCTCCCATGCCCCGTGTCGTGTGACATCGAGAAGCAGCCTGTAGTAGTCATCTTTGTTCTGGATGATGAAGCGGGACAGATAGAGAATCGGAGCGTTGAGCAGTCCGGCGTCCACGAGCTGCAGCACGTTGAGAATGCGGCCGGTACGCCCGTTGCCATCCTCGAAGGGGTGAATGGCCTCGAATTGGTAATGAGCGATCGCCATGGTGATGAGTGGATCGATTCCGTCATCCGAGTGGATGAATTCCGCCCAGTTCCCCAGCTTCTCCAGAATGCGCTGCTCGCCGCTGGGCGGCGTGTAGATCGCCTCGCGCGTTCGCTGGTCACCGATGTACGTCCCGGGCAGTTTCCGCACGCCCATCTCGCGTTGGTGGATGTTCGTGCAGATCTGAATCGCGGTGTTCACCGAGATCGAGCGTCGCTTGATCGCCTCCAGGCCTGCGAACAGCGCGGCACGTCTCCAAAACGTGTAAAAGAATGGCCGATATTTTTACACGTTCCCAGAATGTGCCAATCCGATTGACATGTCGATCCGGGCGGCAGCCTACTGAGCGACGGCCTTGCTCCGCCCCTGCAGCGCCCACGCGCACAGCACCGCGACGACGCCGGCGATCGGCACGACGAGCAGTCCCACGCGCAGTCCGGCGTTCTCGGCGACGAGGCCGACGATGGGCGGCGAGAGCAGGAAGCCCAGGCGCAGCAGCCAGGAGACGATCGTCAGTCCGGAGCCGTGCCTGAGGCCGGGCAGGTCGTCGGCGGCGTTCATCGCCGCGGGGATGAGGGTGGCCGCACCGTAGCCGGCGGCGGCGAAGCCGAGGATGGTGCCGGGGATGGACGGGTACGCGAGCGCGAGCCCCATGCCGATCGCGGCGATGAGTCCGCCGGCGATGGCGACGGTGCGCTGACCGAATCGGTCGGTGAGCGGGTCGCCGGCCAGGCGTCCGATGAAGTGCGCGCCGACGAGGGCGATGTAGCCGAAGGCGGCGAGTGCGGCGGGCGTCTCGAGCGAGGTGGCCAGATACAGCGTGGCCCACGACATCCCGGCATCCTCGATCAGCGCTCCCGCGATCGAGATCAGCACGAGGACGATGATGATGATCACGGTCCGGATGCCGATGCGCTGCAGGGCGCCGCCGATCTCGGCGCCGTCCGCGACCGCATCCTCGTCGGTCTCGCGGTCCAGGCCCGGCAGGCACAGACGCAGGGCGAGGAAGGAGATGGTGCTGAAGAGCACGGCGGAGATGATCAGGTGGATGCCGACGGGCAGGCCGATCGCGATGGCGCCGGCGGCCATGGATCCGCCGAGCACGGCGCCCAGCGACCAGGTCGCGTGGCAGGAGTTGATGATCGAGCGGCCGTAGCCGCGCTGCACGCGCAGGGCGTGGGCGTTCTGGGCGACGTCGGTGATGGAGTCCGCGGCCCCGCCGATGAGCAGACCGAGCGCGAAGAGGAGGACCGAGGGCGCGAAGCCGGCGATGAGGATGCCGATGGCGGTGACGAGCGTCGCACCGACGGCGACCTTCGCGGAGCCGAACCGGCGGACGAACGTGGCGGCGGCCAGCCCGGCGATGATCGCCCCGGCCGGGAAGGCGGCGATCGCGAGACCGTAGGCGGCGGCGTCGAGGTTCAGCGAGGCCTTGATCTCGGGGTAGCGCGGCAGGATGTTGGCGAGCAGCGCCCCATTGGTGAGGAACAGCAGGGCGACACCGATGCGGGCGCGACGCAAGGAGGGTGCCAACGTGGCCGAAGAGGTCATAGGACCGATCGTACGAGAGCGGCGGACGCGCGGATGCCGTGTGGCACCCGCCCTGGTCTATGTGGTGCGGTCGCGCCTACGCCCGGTCGTGCAGCGTGATCAGGTAGCCGGGCCCGCTCAGAGCGTCTTCTCTGCCATGACCAGGTCGAGAAGCTTCGGGAAGCTGACCGTGACAGTTCGCCAGAGCACGTCGGAGTCGATGCGGTCGTAGTGATGCACGGTGAAATCACGCGTGCGCGCGGCGGCCCGCCAGGTGGCATCCGAGAAGCGGCCGGCGTCCGCGGTGATGAGCTTCTTCGCAAGGTCGCCGGTGCGATTCACGAGTGCTTCGAACGCCAGAGGCACCGCCGCATCGTCCCGATAGGAATCGACTCCTCTGGCCGCGAGATCAGCGGCCGTGCGCAGAGTGGCCTCGAGATCATCGAGCCAGCGGCCGATTCGCTCGTCCGTTCTCACAACGGCAGCGCACCGTCGAGGATGTCCCTATCCCGATCCGTATCGAGCCCGTTCGCCGCGACCGCCGTCACCGGCACGCCGAGGATCAGTTCGAGATCGAGCTCGAACTGCGCGATGTCGAACAGCGTCGACTCATCACCGGCATCCACCAGCAGGTCCACGTCGCTCCCGAGAGTCTCTTCGCCGCGTGCGACCGAGCCGAAGACGCGCACGTCGGAGAGGTGAGCCGCAGACGCAAGCCGGTCGATGACAGGTTTGAGCTCACGCAGACGCGCGAGCCCCACAGCTTTCCCCTTCTGCGCAACGGTGAGTTCCCGGTACCGCCGGTACGGGACGAGTGCAGCGTCCGGTCGGCGATGCGCCCCGACCACCACGACCTCGACGTCGTCGTTCGCGCGGAAATCCGCCAGAAGTCGGGAGAGGCCTGCGCGCGCCTCGGCAATCGGCATCACATCCATGACCGACCTCCTTGTACAGAAAAGTGTACAACCCTGTGCAGGAACAGACCGAGGTCACGATCCCGTGAGCATAACTCGAGCGACAGCGCGCATCGCGCTGCTGATCTCTCCGAACGCATGGGGCACGGAGAGCACGCTGAAGCCCTCGACGACAGACTCGACCGCGAGCGCGATGCGGCGGGCGCGGGTCGACTCATCATCCGGCTCGTGCCACGCGTACTCGTCGCCGTACTCGTCCTCACGGCGACGCTTTCGGGCCGTCGCTGCGAGTTCGACAAGTCCGGCGAGATCATCGAACGTCTGAGCGGAGCCGTCGGCGATGGCGAGCACGGCGGCCGCCGTCTCGATGTGGAAGGTCGAACGGTTGTCATAGCGGTCGCGGTCATCGCCCGTCAGCACAGGCATCAGCACCTTCACGATCTCTCGCGCAGGATCGCCGACGAGCTTGCGTGCTGCGGCGGTGGTCACCACTCGTCCACGCAGGCGACGGATCAGCTTCGCGCGGCGGGCGACGCTCACGAGAAGGTCGCCGGGCACGGCGTCCGCCGTCACTTCCTGTTCCCAGCCGAGATCGGATGCCAGGTCGGCGGCGAACTCGAGCGGCAGCCATCCGGTCTCGGGATCCTGCTCCGCACCGTCTGGACCGATCGCGGCGAGCACGTGAAGAAGCGGCTGCGCGGCCTCGCGGAGGCCTTCGCCGTCGGGGTGCTTCGCCTCATCGAACAGACCGATCTCGTCGAGGTGCGCACGAAGCGCGATGCGACGTACGGGAGACAGCGCGGCGAGAAGCGAATCGATGAGCGGCGTCGACCCCCACCCGTGGTGGCGACGATCGAGTACGGAGGAGTTGAAGTGCGGCAGCACGACACCGTACTTGCGGGCGAGTTCGTGGTTGACGGCATCAGGGAGGAACGGAGGCGGCGACACCTGCCACGCGGCGGCCGATCGATCCTGCGACGTCGTGTGCTCGGCCTTGTGGACCGCCACCTTCTGGTCTCCGACCTGGGGACGGAACGCGCCCCTCTGCTCGAGCTCGACTTCGACCTCGTCCGGGAGACCAGGGAGACCCGGCAATCGCATCCGCTCCCTCGACACGGGGTGGTACGTCGCTCTCGGGCCCAGGAATCGATCCCAGTCGTTGTAGTCCCAGCTCGGCGGAGGCTCCAGATCATCCAGGTCGCGCGCGTCGGCATCCATCCCGATGCTCAGCAGGTAGGCATGCGCCAGCCATTCGCGCGGAGCGTCGCTGGGCAGCTCGATCAGTCGTGCGAGCTCAGGGCGCCCCGGGACGGAGACCTCGACTCTGTTCGCGGACGGTACGGAGATGTGTGTGCGGTAGTTCATGCGGCACACGTTAGGTCGCCGGTCCGACGCCACTCCCCCCGGGCTTCATGAATTGTGGACGACTCCGGTATCCGTCCGCCTGTGGAGGGCGATGGAACCGACGCGCCGCAGTCAGGCGGCCAGCGCTCCGATCGGCACGACGTGGATGCCGTCGGGCCGCGTGTACGCGTACTGGCCACCAGTGATGATGACCTTCGCCTCCGGCGGTGGCGTCCGTGCGGTATCGAGGTTCTCGACGAATCGGGTGAGCGACGCAGCAGCATCCTCTTCGCGGGCCGCGGCGAGCTTGATCTCGACCGCGATCCATCGCCCGTCGGGGAACTCGACGATCGCATCGACTTCGCGGCCGGCACTGTCGCGGTAGTGCCGCACGATTCCGCCAACGGGCTCGGAGTACACCCGCAGATCTCGCACGACGAGTGACTCGAAAAGCTGACCGAAGTACTCGAGATCGGAGAGAAGGCGGTCTGCATCGGCGCCGACCGCAGCGGCCGCGAGAGACGGGTCGATGAAGTGACGTCGAGGCGCCTTGCGCAGCCGGTCACGAGATCGCAGGTGAGGGCCCCAACTCGGCTGATCCTCGATGACGAAAACGCGCGACAATGCTCCGAGGTAGCCCTGCACCGTGGCATCACCCATTCGTTCGTCGCCGGTCGATGAATCGCGGGCGAGAGCAGATACAGACACTTCGGTGGCGGTGCTGCGGCCGAGCGCTCGCATCACGCGCAGGACAGCATCCGGATCGCGACGAGGCTCCCCCTCCAAGCGAGGCAGATCGATGCGCGCCGTGTCGTCGACGTACGATCGCAACCGCGTGAGCACCTGCCGCATCGGGAGCTGCTGAAGACCTGGCCAGCCACCACGTACGACAACTTCAGCAAGGTCGGGAACGGTCAAGCTCGATGCCCCTGACGTGGCATCATCCGGAGTCTTCAACACCGCGCTGAGACTCACATCGCGCGAAGAATGGCCCGATTCCGCCAACGACATCGTCCGCATCCTGTACCGAATGATGCGGCCGGCGCCAGAGTGCCGTGTCACGTCGTCGGCAGGCACTGCAGATCCGGCGAGGATGAACGAAGCGTCATCCTCGCCGTCGACTGCGGTGCGCACGGCATTCCAGACACCGGGCGCCAGCTGCCACTCATCGACGAATCTCGGCCGCTCACCCGCCAACAGCCGAGACGGATCGAGCTCTGCGAGGCGTACGGCGCCGGGCTCGATGTCCAACTGGACGCTGCTGCTCGCGTGATGGCGCCCGGTAGCCGACTTGCCGCAGGCCCGGGGCCCTTCCAGCAGGACAGCCCCCGGATACCGCAAGATCTCCTCGAGCTCGGCATCGAGAACGCGCGGAAGATAACTGGACATGGGGCGATCGTACGCGCCGAATAGGAGAAAGTCGAGATTTCAGATAGGAGAAAGCGGAGAATCCAGATAGGAGAAAGCGGAGCATGCACATAAGAAAAAGTGGAGTCGCCTGCCCACTCGCCGAACCTCCGGCGCGCCACCGAAGTCCTCCTACAGCTTCTCCGGCAACGCCCCCAGCCCGACGAACCGCCCGGTGACGTGCGTCAGCCGCGGGTGGTCGCGCAGCATCCGCAGCGGGAATGGCAGCGGAGCGTCCGGTGCGCGCTCCGCGATCAGTGGTCCCTGCAGGCGGCGCTGGACGAACTGGGTGATCCAGGTGGGCCAGTTGCGGCGTCGTTGCACGCGGCGCAGGTCGGCGGTCGTTGGGGTGCCGTCGCGCAGGACAGGGCCGAGGATGCGGGCGGTGGCGACGGCATCCTGAATCGCGAGGTTGATGCCGACTCCGCCCGCGGGCGACATGGCGTGCGCGGAGTCGCCGATGCACAGCATCCCGTCGGTGAACCAGCGGCGCAGTCGTTCGAGGCGCACGCGCAGCAGATGCACGTCAGAGGCGGTGACCGCGCTGATGGCGTCGGCCATGCGCGGCGAGATCCGCGCGATCCGGTCTTTCATCGCGGCGAGGTCGGCATCGGTGCCGCGCCAGGCGCCCGCGGGGATCACGTGGGCGATCTGGAAGAAGTCGCCGCGGTCGATCGTGATGATCAGTCCGGAGCCGGCCTGGATGAACGGGTAGCGCTCGCCCGCGGTCTTGGCGATGCGGAACCAGAGCACGTCCATCGCCGAGGCGACGCCAGTGGGGACGAACCCTGCCTCGGCGCGGATGTCGGAGTCGCGGCCGGACGCGTCGACGACCAGGCGTGCGCGGACGGTGAAATCGCCGCCGGGTCCGGTTCCGGTGATTCCGACGATGCGGTCGCCGTCGCGGATCAGCCCGTCGACGCGGGTGGAGCGCAGCAGCGTGAACTCCGGATGCTGCGCCGCGGTGTCTGCGATGAGGTCGAGGAAGTCCCACTGCGGCATGAAAGTCATGACCTTGCGGCGGGTGGGCAGGCGGGTGAAGTCCGCGAGCGTGAGTTCAGTGCCGTACCAGCTGAAGGTGACGCGGGGCATGTCGTCGTGCGGCCGGGTGAGGAATTCGTCGAGCAGGCCGAGCTCAGCGAGCAGGTCCTGCGTGGAGGGGTGGATGGTGTCGCCCCGGAAGTCACGCAGGAAGTCGGCGTGCTTCTCGAGGACCGCGACCCGGATGCCGTGCCGCAGAAGCGCGAGCGCGAGGACGAGGCCGGCGGGGCCTCCGCCGACGATCGCGCAGTCCGTGGTGAGCTCGGTGGTCATGGGTTAACGATCCTCCACCCGGAGTGCGGATGGGGATGAAGTCGAGACGTTACTCGTAGCCGGCGTCGTGTCCACGCAGAAATCTGGTCGTCACAAGCGCGTCATAGGTATCGGCGAACGGACTCCCGCAGCTCTTCTGCGTATGCATAGATTTCGTCAAGATCGGCAATGGGATGCCGTGTCTCAACCTTCTCCTCATCGAGCAGCCCTAGGTACTTCTGCTTGCCGTTGAAGTGCAGGCGTGCGATCGGCTTTCTGTTGTTGTCGTCGAGCAGGACAGCAAAATAGCTCTTGGCGTCTCGTTGTGTAATACGTTGCGGCTTGACCTCGCCACAGGCGATCGCCTTGACGATCTGGTAACCCTCGAGCTCCTCAAGCGTTGTCTCGATTTCGGTGTCTCGATCAAGATCCGCTTCCACTACCTCAGAGCTCGGCGTGGGACGAATGTCTGAAACATGGCCAACGCCGCCCACCCCAAGGGCAACCTTGAGCCTGTCATTCACACGCTCGGTGAGAAACTGCTGCGCAGCCTTGCCCACTAGACCGGTGAACTGCTGGCGAACACGCTGCGTGAACATGCCTTCGTAGACACGAGCCGTAAAGAACCTGATCCACTCGTCCGTCGGCTCGCGGAACTGGGCCGCGATCTCGCGCTTGAGTGCTCCGATGTACTTCAGTTCTTCAGCAGCATTGATGATCGACTCGAGATCGAAGCTGTCCTTGCTGAGTTTCTGAATTTCTGCGATCAGAGTCTCATCGATGTCGAGGAGATCAAGGACCAGGAACGGCTTAGCGTCCATGCGATTGGGCGCATCGAGATCGGTGTAGAAATGCCACTGGACACCATTGGTCAGAACCGCAATGCGCGCGTTCGTGACCGCGAAGTACCGGAAAAGCTGCGAGGCGTGCTCGATCTTGAGGGCGCCCATTGATGGCTTGCATTCGATGAGAATCTGGACCTCACCATCCCGCATGATGGCGTAATCGACCTTTTCGCCCTTCTTGACGCCCACATCAGCGGTGAACTCCGGGACCACCTCCAGCGGATCGAAGACGTCGTAGCCCAAGATGGTCGAGATGAACGGCATAATGAATGCGTTCTTCGTTGCCTCTTCCGTCCCAATCGCTTCAGCCTGATTCCTTACTTTCACTGCAAGCGATTCAAGGCGCTCTGAAAACTCCACCCGTTGCTCCCATCTAGCCGGAATGAGTTACAGCTCTCCCCTCGAGAGCTTGATCCCGACCATAGCGGAACCTCAAGAGTTGAGGACGCTGTCCAGAGCGAACTACACGGTCAGGTGGCTACGTTGTGTAGTCAGCTCTGCTCGGCTTCATCTTCGTCAGCTTCAGCAGACGCCAGTGACGCCAAGATCAGTACGCCAAGGCCGAGGATGGACGCGCCGGCAAGTAGCCAAGCAATAAAGCCTCCGAACCCCGATAGTCCTTCAATCTGGGTCCCGACGACGACAAACACAAGCCCAAACATCGATGCCTCAAACGTCCCGAGCATGATCTTCCTGAACCACCCTCGCCGCCGGAGCGCCATCCGCATTGAGCGCCTCTCGACCACCAGCGTCACCATCACGAGTGGCAGCACAGTTGCGAGCACCTGACAGGTAGCCAAAGTCATCCCCATGGCGCGATGCTAACTGCTCCCACCCATCACACGTGCATGCGCACCGACAACCACGGAGTCGGGAGCGCACCGCCCCTCGCCCTTCCGGGGTGGCCCCACTACGCTCAATCCTGGAGATGAGACAGATGA
Above is a genomic segment from Microbacterium sp. W4I4 containing:
- a CDS encoding type I restriction endonuclease, which produces MEFSERLESLAVKVRNQAEAIGTEEATKNAFIMPFISTILGYDVFDPLEVVPEFTADVGVKKGEKVDYAIMRDGEVQILIECKPSMGALKIEHASQLFRYFAVTNARIAVLTNGVQWHFYTDLDAPNRMDAKPFLVLDLLDIDETLIAEIQKLSKDSFDLESIINAAEELKYIGALKREIAAQFREPTDEWIRFFTARVYEGMFTQRVRQQFTGLVGKAAQQFLTERVNDRLKVALGVGGVGHVSDIRPTPSSEVVEADLDRDTEIETTLEELEGYQIVKAIACGEVKPQRITQRDAKSYFAVLLDDNNRKPIARLHFNGKQKYLGLLDEEKVETRHPIADLDEIYAYAEELRESVRRYL
- a CDS encoding DUF86 domain-containing protein, which codes for MRTDERIGRWLDDLEATLRTAADLAARGVDSYRDDAAVPLAFEALVNRTGDLAKKLITADAGRFSDATWRAAARTRDFTVHHYDRIDSDVLWRTVTVSFPKLLDLVMAEKTL
- a CDS encoding nucleotidyltransferase domain-containing protein, which gives rise to MDVMPIAEARAGLSRLLADFRANDDVEVVVVGAHRRPDAALVPYRRYRELTVAQKGKAVGLARLRELKPVIDRLASAAHLSDVRVFGSVARGEETLGSDVDLLVDAGDESTLFDIAQFELDLELILGVPVTAVAANGLDTDRDRDILDGALPL
- a CDS encoding ATP-binding protein, with product MRQVLTRLRSYVDDTARIDLPRLEGEPRRDPDAVLRVMRALGRSTATEVSVSALARDSSTGDERMGDATVQGYLGALSRVFVIEDQPSWGPHLRSRDRLRKAPRRHFIDPSLAAAAVGADADRLLSDLEYFGQLFESLVVRDLRVYSEPVGGIVRHYRDSAGREVDAIVEFPDGRWIAVEIKLAAAREEDAAASLTRFVENLDTARTPPPEAKVIITGGQYAYTRPDGIHVVPIGALAA
- a CDS encoding FAD-dependent oxidoreductase is translated as MTTELTTDCAIVGGGPAGLVLALALLRHGIRVAVLEKHADFLRDFRGDTIHPSTQDLLAELGLLDEFLTRPHDDMPRVTFSWYGTELTLADFTRLPTRRKVMTFMPQWDFLDLIADTAAQHPEFTLLRSTRVDGLIRDGDRIVGITGTGPGGDFTVRARLVVDASGRDSDIRAEAGFVPTGVASAMDVLWFRIAKTAGERYPFIQAGSGLIITIDRGDFFQIAHVIPAGAWRGTDADLAAMKDRIARISPRMADAISAVTASDVHLLRVRLERLRRWFTDGMLCIGDSAHAMSPAGGVGINLAIQDAVATARILGPVLRDGTPTTADLRRVQRRRNWPTWITQFVQRRLQGPLIAERAPDAPLPFPLRMLRDHPRLTHVTGRFVGLGALPEKL
- a CDS encoding Fic family protein, whose product is MNTAIQICTNIHQREMGVRKLPGTYIGDQRTREAIYTPPSGEQRILEKLGNWAEFIHSDDGIDPLITMAIAHYQFEAIHPFEDGNGRTGRILNVLQLVDAGLLNAPILYLSRFIIQNKDDYYRLLLDVTRHGAWEEWVQFMLRGIEDTANLTLLKIDRIQRLQDEIRQEIREHTTAGSNSDLLDILFENPYARISDVMHRCGVSRPTATGWLNALVTHESLMDLKMGRDRLFINARFMVILASDDKPGASADETLF
- a CDS encoding MFS transporter, whose translation is MTSSATLAPSLRRARIGVALLFLTNGALLANILPRYPEIKASLNLDAAAYGLAIAAFPAGAIIAGLAAATFVRRFGSAKVAVGATLVTAIGILIAGFAPSVLLFALGLLIGGAADSITDVAQNAHALRVQRGYGRSIINSCHATWSLGAVLGGSMAAGAIAIGLPVGIHLIISAVLFSTISFLALRLCLPGLDRETDEDAVADGAEIGGALQRIGIRTVIIIIVLVLISIAGALIEDAGMSWATLYLATSLETPAALAAFGYIALVGAHFIGRLAGDPLTDRFGQRTVAIAGGLIAAIGMGLALAYPSIPGTILGFAAAGYGAATLIPAAMNAADDLPGLRHGSGLTIVSWLLRLGFLLSPPIVGLVAENAGLRVGLLVVPIAGVVAVLCAWALQGRSKAVAQ